A single region of the Maylandia zebra isolate NMK-2024a linkage group LG17, Mzebra_GT3a, whole genome shotgun sequence genome encodes:
- the rhpn1 gene encoding rhophilin-1 isoform X2 — protein MEEPAIREFEMSLSDGPSDDDDEFPSTLPTDGSHSGSIRKGCDPLAQTQRSKLQHRRARINQQINKEMRMRTGAENLFRATTNNKVKETVALELSFVNSNLQLLKEELEELNSSMDVYQTDSEAVNVPMIPLGLKETKEVDVTVAIKDFICEHYGEDSFLYDKEIKELMELRQAMRTPSRNQAGLELLMEYYNQLYYLDQRFFSAQKNLGVHFHWYDSLTGVPSCQRALAFEKGSVLFNIGALYTQIGARQDRSATAGIDRAIDAFQRAAGAFNYLKENFSNAPSLDMSSPSLCMLVRLMLAQVQECVFERITLTTQDTHFTSQLRLAQEAARVSDVYLLVQQTMTQPLMKDYVPFSWVSMVQVKSEHFRALSHYYAAVALCDHMLLAGGEEEEEEAEKAFLQCHASVPAGPQLSQVLQDPEKRRKLGKAHLRRAVIRHEEAMRVHSLCKILRKMDILQDVLSVTHKRSLDKYSELDREDDFDEIAEAPEIQSHTHQKPDVIPPNFSTVKVTDIFQRLGPLSVFCARARWGPMRVICLNKREGGLGLTLRGDSPVLVAGVVPGGWAEEAGLREGDYIVAVDGKDCKWAKHGEVVHMLKSCSDRGVEISVVTLHSHDTQVERRAVMLSLCSDKENTRHRLLSGAKGQSSASLLNWNRKKKREGSTITKRLGSAFSLSFGSIRDTEAMY, from the exons GGCTGTGATCCTTTGGCTCAGACTCAGCGCAGTAAGCTGCAGCATCGACGGGCTCGCATCAACCAGCAGATCAACAAGGAGATGCGTATGAGAACTGGAGCGGAGAACCTGTTCAG GGCGACAACCAACAACAAGGTGAAGGAGACGGTGGCTCTAGAGCTCAGCTTTGTCAACTCCAACCTGCAGCTGCTCAAAGAGGAGCTGGAGGAACTTAACAGCAGCATGGACGTCTACCAGACAGACAG TGAGGCTGTCAATGTTCCAATGATCCCACTTGGCttaaaagaaaccaaagagGTGGATGTCACTGTTGCTATCAAG GACTTCATATGTGAGCACTACGGGGAGGACAGCTTTCTCTATGACAAGGAAATCAAAGAGCTTATGGAACTTAGACAG GCCATGCGTACACCCAGTCGAAACCAGGCCGGTCTGGAGCTGCTAATGGAGTACTACAATCAGCTGTACTACCTGGATCAACGCTTCTTCTCTGCTCAGAAGAATCTGGGTGTTCATTTCCACTG GTATGACTCTTTGACTGGCGTTCCATCGTGTCAGCGTGCGCTGGCCTTCGAGAAGGGAAGTGTGTTGTTCAACATCGGAGCCCTGTACACGCAGATCGGAGCACGACAGGACCGCTCTGCAACAGCTGGCATAGACCGAGCTATAGATGCTTTTCAGCGTGCTGCAG GTGCATTTAATTATCTTAAAGAGAATTTTTCCAACGCTCCAAGTCTGGACATGAGTAGTCCATCACTCTGCATGTTGGTGCGGCTCATGCTTGCCCAGGTAcaggagtgtgtgtttgagcgCATCACCCTGACCACACAGGACACGCACTTTACCTCCCAGCTCCGGCTGGCACAGGAGGCTGCACGG GTGTCAGATGTTTACTTGTTAGTGCAGCAGACTATGACACAGCCTTTGATGAAGGACTACGTGCCATTTTCATGGGTGTCCATGGTTCAGGTAAAATCTGAACACTTCCGCGCTCTCTCCCACTACTACGCTGCTGTTGCACTCTGCGACCACATGT tgttggcaggaggggaggaagaggaggaggaagctgAGAAGGCCTTCCTTCAGTGCCATGCCAGTGTTCCTGCTGGGCCACAACTCAGCCAGGTTCTTCAAGATCCTGAAAAAAGACGAAAACTTG GTAAGGCCCACCTGCGGCGTGCTGTAATCAGACATGAGGAGGCCATGCGTGTCCACAGTCTGTGCAAGATCCTGAGAAAGATGGATATCCTGCAGGATgtgctctctgtcacacacaaacGTTCCCTGGACAAATACTCAGAGCTCGACCGAGAGGACGACTTTGATGAAATTGCAGAGGCCCCAGAGATACAGT CTCATACCCACCAGAAACCAGACGTCATTCCACCCAACTTCTCCACAGTCAAGGTTACTGATATCTTCCAAAGACTG GGTCCACTGTCAGTGTTCTGTGCGAGGGCTCGCTGGGGCCCGATGCGTGTGATCTGCCTGAATAAGAGAGAAGGAGGACTGGGGCTCACGCTCAGAGGAGACTCTCCTGTCCTGGTGGCTGGAGTGGTGCCTGGAGGCTGGGCAGAG GAGGCTGGACTGAGGGAAGGAGACTACATAGTAGCAGTAGATGGAAAGGACTGTAAGTGGGCCAAACATGGTGAGGTGGTCCACATGCTGAAGAGCTGCAGTGACAGAGGGGTGGAGATCAGTGTGGTCACATTACACTCACATGATACACAG GTGGAGAGGAGGGCAGTTATGCTGTCGCTGTGCAGCGACAAAGAAAACACTCGGCATCGTCTGCTGTCTGGGGCTAAAGGCCAGAGCTCCGCCTCTTTGCTGAACTggaacaggaagaaaaagagggaaggcAGCACGATCACAAAAAGACTTGGAAGCGCTTTCAGTTTGTCGTTCGGAAGCATCCGAGACACTGAGGCCATGTACTAA
- the rhpn1 gene encoding rhophilin-1 isoform X1 — translation MEEPAIREFEMSLSDGPSDDDDEFPSTLPTDGSHSGSIRKGCDPLAQTQRSKLQHRRARINQQINKEMRMRTGAENLFRATTNNKVKETVALELSFVNSNLQLLKEELEELNSSMDVYQTDSEAVNVPMIPLGLKETKEVDVTVAIKDFICEHYGEDSFLYDKEIKELMELRQAMRTPSRNQAGLELLMEYYNQLYYLDQRFFSAQKNLGVHFHWYDSLTGVPSCQRALAFEKGSVLFNIGALYTQIGARQDRSATAGIDRAIDAFQRAAGAFNYLKENFSNAPSLDMSSPSLCMLVRLMLAQVQECVFERITLTTQDTHFTSQLRLAQEAARVSDVYLLVQQTMTQPLMKDYVPFSWVSMVQVKSEHFRALSHYYAAVALCDHMLLAGGEEEEEEAEKAFLQCHASVPAGPQLSQVLQDPEKRRKLGKAHLRRAVIRHEEAMRVHSLCKILRKMDILQDVLSVTHKRSLDKYSELDREDDFDEIAEAPEIQSHTHQKPDVIPPNFSTVKVTDIFQRLGPLSVFCARARWGPMRVICLNKREGGLGLTLRGDSPVLVAGVVPGGWAEEAGLREGDYIVAVDGKDCKWAKHGEVVHMLKSCSDRGVEISVVTLHSHDTQQVERRAVMLSLCSDKENTRHRLLSGAKGQSSASLLNWNRKKKREGSTITKRLGSAFSLSFGSIRDTEAMY, via the exons GGCTGTGATCCTTTGGCTCAGACTCAGCGCAGTAAGCTGCAGCATCGACGGGCTCGCATCAACCAGCAGATCAACAAGGAGATGCGTATGAGAACTGGAGCGGAGAACCTGTTCAG GGCGACAACCAACAACAAGGTGAAGGAGACGGTGGCTCTAGAGCTCAGCTTTGTCAACTCCAACCTGCAGCTGCTCAAAGAGGAGCTGGAGGAACTTAACAGCAGCATGGACGTCTACCAGACAGACAG TGAGGCTGTCAATGTTCCAATGATCCCACTTGGCttaaaagaaaccaaagagGTGGATGTCACTGTTGCTATCAAG GACTTCATATGTGAGCACTACGGGGAGGACAGCTTTCTCTATGACAAGGAAATCAAAGAGCTTATGGAACTTAGACAG GCCATGCGTACACCCAGTCGAAACCAGGCCGGTCTGGAGCTGCTAATGGAGTACTACAATCAGCTGTACTACCTGGATCAACGCTTCTTCTCTGCTCAGAAGAATCTGGGTGTTCATTTCCACTG GTATGACTCTTTGACTGGCGTTCCATCGTGTCAGCGTGCGCTGGCCTTCGAGAAGGGAAGTGTGTTGTTCAACATCGGAGCCCTGTACACGCAGATCGGAGCACGACAGGACCGCTCTGCAACAGCTGGCATAGACCGAGCTATAGATGCTTTTCAGCGTGCTGCAG GTGCATTTAATTATCTTAAAGAGAATTTTTCCAACGCTCCAAGTCTGGACATGAGTAGTCCATCACTCTGCATGTTGGTGCGGCTCATGCTTGCCCAGGTAcaggagtgtgtgtttgagcgCATCACCCTGACCACACAGGACACGCACTTTACCTCCCAGCTCCGGCTGGCACAGGAGGCTGCACGG GTGTCAGATGTTTACTTGTTAGTGCAGCAGACTATGACACAGCCTTTGATGAAGGACTACGTGCCATTTTCATGGGTGTCCATGGTTCAGGTAAAATCTGAACACTTCCGCGCTCTCTCCCACTACTACGCTGCTGTTGCACTCTGCGACCACATGT tgttggcaggaggggaggaagaggaggaggaagctgAGAAGGCCTTCCTTCAGTGCCATGCCAGTGTTCCTGCTGGGCCACAACTCAGCCAGGTTCTTCAAGATCCTGAAAAAAGACGAAAACTTG GTAAGGCCCACCTGCGGCGTGCTGTAATCAGACATGAGGAGGCCATGCGTGTCCACAGTCTGTGCAAGATCCTGAGAAAGATGGATATCCTGCAGGATgtgctctctgtcacacacaaacGTTCCCTGGACAAATACTCAGAGCTCGACCGAGAGGACGACTTTGATGAAATTGCAGAGGCCCCAGAGATACAGT CTCATACCCACCAGAAACCAGACGTCATTCCACCCAACTTCTCCACAGTCAAGGTTACTGATATCTTCCAAAGACTG GGTCCACTGTCAGTGTTCTGTGCGAGGGCTCGCTGGGGCCCGATGCGTGTGATCTGCCTGAATAAGAGAGAAGGAGGACTGGGGCTCACGCTCAGAGGAGACTCTCCTGTCCTGGTGGCTGGAGTGGTGCCTGGAGGCTGGGCAGAG GAGGCTGGACTGAGGGAAGGAGACTACATAGTAGCAGTAGATGGAAAGGACTGTAAGTGGGCCAAACATGGTGAGGTGGTCCACATGCTGAAGAGCTGCAGTGACAGAGGGGTGGAGATCAGTGTGGTCACATTACACTCACATGATACACAG CAGGTGGAGAGGAGGGCAGTTATGCTGTCGCTGTGCAGCGACAAAGAAAACACTCGGCATCGTCTGCTGTCTGGGGCTAAAGGCCAGAGCTCCGCCTCTTTGCTGAACTggaacaggaagaaaaagagggaaggcAGCACGATCACAAAAAGACTTGGAAGCGCTTTCAGTTTGTCGTTCGGAAGCATCCGAGACACTGAGGCCATGTACTAA